A part of Pseudomonadota bacterium genomic DNA contains:
- a CDS encoding nicotinate-nucleotide diphosphorylase (carboxylating) has product NVRSYAEAGVDFISVGAVTHSAPAADVNMQIEISGQRVI; this is encoded by the coding sequence AACGTGCGCTCATACGCCGAGGCCGGCGTTGACTTCATCTCCGTGGGCGCCGTCACCCACTCCGCCCCCGCCGCGGACGTGAATATGCAGATAGAGATCAGCGGGCAGAGGGTCATTTGA